Proteins co-encoded in one Luteolibacter sp. Y139 genomic window:
- a CDS encoding filamentous haemagglutinin family protein: MITDHTLRTSLLNTAFRMTLGMSVLMSQANADILRGGGNGGAAPPQANATPSGGTTPSVTNQARTNAQDSLARTTQAIAAVRAMQLAARNNAIGGANNLGNHPTTGAPLPNVPNGLGSGGLKVDSHVGTDASWWQGAELPTQTTNGSETTVTIKQTAQQALLNWETFNVGKNTTLTFDQSAAGSSANQWIAFNKVNDPTGNPTQILGSIKAQGQVYVINRNGIIFGGSSQVNTGALTVSALPINDELVANGLLNNPSQAFLFNGLGQGPIGDITVQAGAQIKTAVSADGNGGRIFLAGANVTNNGTLTSPSGQVILAAGLQVGVVAHNSADPSLRGLDVYVGAVVDPASALAPYAGTVTNNGLIEIARGSALLTGKTIAHNGAIDSTTSVSLNGRVDLLANYDAVSNPGFVASNPNTGSAFAWKSTGNITLGEDSVIRILPETTSTATSIGTELALRSQINLQGKNIHQAEGSIILAPNAKASIQAGTWAFLDSATLPTSTFVSTGGQVFIDHGAVINLAGTTDATASVLQNIIELELRGSELSVAPVQRDGELRGETIVVDLGQTGTYEGREWVGTPLADLIGYLGLVQRDVAQLTTAGGSLTISAGDAAVVREGSIIDVSGGWTNFQGGTVATTRVVSNGQIVDISQATPDQVYSGIYTGSSSVVHSKWGVVENFNRALAPAGTRYQESYTQGANAGSVTITAPSIVLDGSLRGNTVAGANQIRNESGSSSLPDAATLALHFRGRENLAPNYFITYPDGLDIVFKEGVEQEDVADFSLDANGNAAGISEARKNDVFLSPDLLTSSGFGNLVVTNENGTITVAEGQHLTTSPGGSISLTASNINILGNVTAAGGSLSFTALNASPYDAAVGLSQNPPVVPSVRAGRGIFTLAEGATLSAAGLVTDDRYAASYSTPAIRDGGSIRIEAYSADLGAGSLVDVSGGYAMNSDGKGHYGNAGSVSILTGKDPNISSNLGGTLHLGGTLRGISGAKGGTLTLQAGAIQVGGATAPAGVYHLDPSFFSEGGFTKFNIQGLGGPGLTAVSVAPDTILTPVAKRLAVVANASGGGLQIGEYSEVYGRDPDVSERQAVSLSFTSDGVRDAATGFLLNRGDVVIGEGSVIRTDPGASVEVRGSTATVLGSILAPAGSIRISGSSNSGNVFGDPNQAVTTTFLGSHSVLSTAGTVVLKPDAYGRRIGSVLGGGSISVSGNLVAAAGAVLDVSGASGVLDVDPAFTTTPVASLPNTGLTNRPRVQQTVPVQVDSNAGSIMLTGGQFLLSDATLKGNAGGTSATGGTLTVSSNRFYSPAEVPSPSDVTLTVTQSGPVIARSLSNNPIGQAVTGTLGSGHGFFAVDSFQNGGFDSLTLGGVIKTSGTVAIDARGHVSLANQGILFNDSALTVKAGAVSLGMAFRPPQLPTEETSPIVLNGAPFVIPATYGSGTLDIDAGHIDVGSLSLQGTGRTNLIANNGDVRGNGTFVMAGDLTIHAGQIYPTTASEFNLIAYDYQNASGAKKGSITIESSGTRSLPYSAGGKLGIYASTIHQGGVLRAPFGTITLGWDGTGTAPRDWFTGGAKPFPVTTDLTLESGSITSVSGVDPVTGKGLVLPYGYSPDGTVWIDPRGVDITAGGLPEKSITLSGGNITQEAGSTIDLRGGGDLYADRWVSGLGGPVDILANSNSFAVIPSYGADYAPYAAYNNSTSESNLIEGASGYTNSTLSVGDRVYLQGSKTLAAGWYTLLPARYALLPDAVLVTASNAGGYGTLEVPGGASVVNGYRYNSLNDERTLPTVTTRFEVASSKVVRQRAQYFDFFANTFIKRSAATLNAPVPVLPTDSGYLRFQATQSMDLAGTVASQSIGGGRGASIDISTQLDTFISNGTTTGGAGSITLDSAALNAFGAESLLIGGTRTRGTDGTTTVTVSSGKITVDNDGAPLGAEDLILAAKNELVLAPGAELASTGDAKSSADTLRITGDGALVRVSGNPTATVLRSGTTTSTTPLLSIGAGASITGGGIFLDSSARLSLDPNASLTANTYTFGAGRISVMLDPALAAPAGGSLVLDNDFLTTFGSAASLGLLSYSSIDLYGAGQFGSSSLKNLTLGASEIRGIGQGAGTARLVANDVLLQNPNASVATTPGTASGTLEISAGTIRLGSNQIALNQYTNVRLAATRGILGEGTGGLSAQAGLTLDTPRLTGAAGAVRTITAGENLVLTSTTSGTPAGGLLAGGPGSTLTLTGASITAGSEVLLKSGNLALRATTGDVTVTGTLDVSGDRKVFGDAIRYSSAGSIRLSADAGNVVVAQPATLDLSANPGGGNAGLLAISNPAGSFTLAGTLLGSGGQGGNDGSFSLDTSALPSLAALASRLSQASFTNAQEFRVRNGSVTLDGVSVARDFLLSADQGSINVTGTVDASGATGGSIRLSANGGVTLLSGSKLDASGDDFSSAGKGGAITLEAGTSRDGVAGTGALDLRSGSSIDLSVASNSANSAAQGKFTGKLHLRAPQLAGDVAVTALDSTVTGASSILVEGYKIYDLTSTTGTITTAIQSQIKTDGESFLGTAGNASAAYTSITNRLLAHNPGLASILVLAPGAEIIHRTGNLTLGTSTSTNTSDWNLASYRFGAKSAAGVLTLRAAGNITLNNAISDGFVSSAYNSILLGDNALLPVNTRSYSYRFISGADLGAADYGKTKALEALAANTGSLLLGKNNTNNFSNSNGSNNNPGNSATTALAVGNRFQVIRTGTGDIDVRAGRSVQLLNQFATIYTAGTVVADPTMGGTFDVPILDQTGGSVTLGANQQSPSYPAQYTMAGGDVSIFAGLDIEHITRTNQNVVIADSQRELPNNWLYRRGYVDPVTGQFGTSRFGDTASTTWWVDFSNFFQGIGALGGGDVSLVAGHNVNNVDAVIPTNARMPKGTPNAAKLVELGGGDLLVRAGNNIDAGVYYVERGHGTLDAGGSIVTNSTRSPSIPQLTGAANTFDSSTWLPTTLFLGKGDFDVTALGDLLLGPVANPFLLPPGINNTYWQKSYFSTYSPDSSVSVSSVGGSVTLRENTTLPVAGAGSSTNILFAWIDREQILRTTPASASYYQPWLRLAETSAAPFSTLVSLLPPTLDVTSFNSDINLAGNLTLFPSATGNLELLAGGAINGLQRNGRVTFNGTSTSWGSSKINVSDADPDSIPGVTSPFGYTALVGLDQSLARSTRNGFLDFVNKLFRETGATQGAQAILQVKQALHDAGLLHEDDDEPVRLYAGEGDISGLTLFSPKETLIYAGRDITDVSLYLQNVRATDTSVVAAGRDIIPSNLNSLLRLLANATGNVVNNDSPANGGDIQIAGPGTLQVLAGRTLDLGTGAELADGTAAGITSIGNARNPALSATGANLIIGAGVKDSTSLANSSLDFDAFITKYVTTPEGAAYLKELAPGVDFATLNEEDKARLALGVFYLILRDAGRHYAENGNYDTALEAIKVLMGDEPAPGDILTRGRSIRTTRGGAINLLTPGGGLTLANTAIGNPQSPPGIITESGGDIYTFANNDVNIGIGRIFTLRGGDQVIWSTKGDIAAGSSSKTVTSAPPTRVLIDPQSAAVQTDLAGLATGGGIGALATVAGVPLGDVDLVAPEGTVDAGDAGIRVSGNLNIAAAQVLNAGNIAVGGTSAGAPAAPSAPSVSTVTNASTAAAAAGDGAATPQSNTPAPVTEPTMEEIEAVVTVEVLGYSDDEEEDEKDKEKAAP; the protein is encoded by the coding sequence ATGATCACCGACCACACCCTGCGCACTTCGCTTCTGAACACCGCCTTTCGCATGACCTTGGGCATGTCGGTGCTCATGTCTCAGGCGAATGCGGACATCTTGCGTGGCGGTGGCAATGGCGGAGCTGCGCCGCCGCAGGCGAATGCAACGCCCTCGGGTGGCACCACGCCCTCGGTGACGAATCAGGCGCGGACGAATGCGCAGGACTCGCTTGCGCGGACGACCCAGGCGATTGCCGCGGTGCGCGCGATGCAGCTTGCCGCGCGCAACAATGCGATCGGCGGCGCGAACAATCTCGGCAATCATCCGACCACGGGAGCGCCCTTGCCGAACGTGCCGAATGGGCTCGGCAGCGGGGGCTTGAAGGTGGATAGCCATGTGGGGACGGATGCTTCATGGTGGCAGGGAGCGGAATTGCCCACGCAGACGACGAATGGCAGCGAGACGACCGTGACCATCAAGCAGACGGCCCAACAGGCACTGCTGAATTGGGAGACGTTCAACGTTGGCAAGAATACCACGCTGACCTTTGACCAGTCCGCGGCGGGATCGAGCGCAAACCAGTGGATCGCCTTCAACAAGGTCAACGATCCGACGGGAAATCCGACACAAATCCTCGGTTCCATCAAGGCGCAGGGACAGGTCTACGTCATCAATCGGAATGGTATCATCTTCGGTGGCTCCAGCCAGGTGAACACCGGCGCGCTCACCGTTTCCGCATTGCCGATCAATGATGAGTTGGTCGCCAATGGATTGCTGAACAATCCCAGCCAAGCTTTCCTCTTCAATGGACTTGGGCAAGGACCGATCGGTGACATCACGGTCCAGGCAGGCGCGCAGATCAAGACGGCGGTCAGTGCGGATGGGAATGGTGGCCGAATCTTTCTGGCCGGGGCCAATGTCACGAACAACGGCACGCTGACCTCACCCTCGGGACAGGTCATTCTTGCCGCCGGCTTGCAGGTCGGGGTGGTCGCGCACAATTCGGCGGATCCGTCGCTGCGAGGACTCGACGTGTACGTCGGTGCGGTGGTCGACCCGGCCTCGGCGCTTGCGCCGTATGCGGGCACAGTGACAAACAATGGCCTGATCGAGATCGCGCGTGGCAGCGCGCTGCTGACCGGCAAGACCATCGCGCATAATGGTGCGATCGACAGCACGACCTCGGTTTCGCTCAATGGTCGGGTTGATCTGCTGGCGAACTACGACGCGGTGAGCAATCCCGGCTTTGTGGCTTCGAACCCGAATACCGGCTCTGCCTTCGCCTGGAAGTCCACCGGGAACATCACGCTTGGCGAGGACAGCGTGATCCGCATTTTGCCAGAGACCACGAGCACGGCGACTTCGATCGGCACCGAGCTGGCACTGCGCTCGCAGATCAATCTCCAGGGAAAGAACATCCATCAGGCCGAGGGATCCATCATCCTCGCGCCGAATGCGAAGGCATCGATCCAAGCGGGCACGTGGGCGTTCCTCGATTCTGCAACGCTGCCGACCTCGACCTTTGTCTCTACCGGCGGGCAGGTGTTCATCGACCATGGTGCGGTGATCAATCTCGCAGGCACGACCGATGCGACGGCCTCGGTGCTGCAGAATATCATCGAGCTTGAGTTGCGTGGTTCGGAGCTTTCGGTGGCTCCCGTCCAACGCGATGGCGAATTACGTGGAGAGACGATCGTGGTGGATCTCGGCCAGACCGGCACTTATGAGGGACGCGAGTGGGTGGGCACGCCGCTCGCGGATCTCATCGGTTATCTCGGACTGGTGCAGCGCGATGTCGCCCAGCTCACTACGGCAGGCGGCTCGCTCACGATTTCCGCGGGCGATGCTGCGGTTGTGCGCGAAGGCTCGATCATCGATGTCTCCGGTGGCTGGACGAATTTCCAAGGCGGCACCGTGGCGACCACGCGGGTGGTCAGCAATGGCCAGATTGTCGATATCTCCCAAGCCACACCGGACCAGGTGTATTCAGGAATCTATACCGGCAGTTCGTCGGTGGTGCATTCGAAGTGGGGGGTGGTGGAGAATTTCAACCGTGCCCTCGCACCGGCTGGCACGCGCTATCAGGAAAGCTACACGCAGGGTGCAAATGCCGGGTCGGTCACGATCACCGCACCGTCGATCGTGCTCGATGGATCCTTGCGCGGGAACACCGTGGCGGGAGCGAACCAGATCCGTAATGAATCCGGCTCGAGCTCTCTGCCGGATGCCGCGACGCTGGCGCTGCATTTCCGGGGACGGGAAAATCTCGCGCCGAATTACTTCATCACGTATCCGGACGGGCTCGATATCGTTTTCAAGGAAGGTGTGGAGCAGGAGGACGTGGCGGACTTCTCGCTGGATGCCAATGGCAATGCCGCGGGTATCTCCGAGGCGCGCAAGAACGACGTCTTCCTCTCGCCCGATCTGCTCACCTCGAGTGGCTTTGGGAATCTGGTGGTCACGAATGAAAATGGCACCATCACGGTCGCGGAGGGCCAGCACCTGACGACCTCGCCGGGTGGATCGATTTCGCTAACGGCGTCCAACATCAACATCCTGGGCAACGTAACCGCGGCGGGTGGATCGCTGTCCTTCACGGCGCTGAATGCTTCTCCCTACGATGCCGCGGTCGGGCTGTCGCAGAATCCGCCGGTGGTCCCGTCGGTGAGGGCGGGGCGCGGTATCTTCACCTTGGCCGAAGGCGCGACGCTGAGCGCGGCGGGACTTGTCACCGATGACCGCTATGCCGCATCCTACTCGACGCCGGCGATTCGCGACGGCGGGAGCATCCGTATCGAGGCCTATTCGGCGGACCTCGGAGCTGGCAGCCTGGTGGATGTGTCCGGCGGCTATGCGATGAACTCGGACGGGAAGGGGCACTACGGCAATGCCGGATCGGTCTCCATCCTGACCGGCAAGGATCCGAACATCAGCTCGAATCTCGGCGGAACCTTGCACCTCGGTGGCACGCTGCGCGGCATCTCCGGGGCGAAGGGTGGGACGCTCACGCTGCAGGCAGGAGCGATTCAAGTCGGAGGTGCCACAGCTCCGGCCGGCGTCTATCACCTCGATCCTTCGTTCTTCAGCGAAGGTGGCTTCACGAAGTTCAATATCCAAGGGCTGGGCGGCCCCGGCCTCACGGCGGTCAGCGTGGCCCCGGACACGATCCTCACGCCAGTTGCCAAGCGTCTGGCGGTGGTGGCGAATGCTTCCGGCGGTGGACTTCAGATCGGCGAATACTCCGAAGTTTACGGCCGTGATCCGGATGTCTCCGAGCGCCAGGCAGTGAGCCTGAGCTTTACCTCCGATGGCGTGCGCGATGCTGCCACCGGCTTCTTGCTGAATCGTGGAGATGTGGTCATCGGCGAGGGCTCGGTGATTCGCACGGATCCAGGTGCATCGGTGGAAGTGAGGGGCAGCACCGCCACGGTGCTCGGGTCAATCCTTGCTCCCGCGGGCAGCATTCGCATTTCCGGGAGCTCCAACTCGGGCAACGTTTTCGGCGATCCGAATCAAGCGGTCACTACAACTTTCCTGGGATCACATAGCGTGCTCTCCACCGCGGGCACGGTGGTTCTGAAACCGGATGCCTATGGGCGTCGCATCGGCAGTGTGCTGGGTGGTGGAAGCATCAGCGTTTCCGGTAACCTCGTCGCAGCAGCAGGCGCGGTGCTGGATGTCTCCGGCGCGAGCGGCGTCCTTGATGTGGATCCCGCATTTACCACCACGCCGGTCGCCTCGCTCCCGAATACCGGCCTGACGAACCGGCCGCGCGTCCAGCAGACGGTGCCGGTGCAGGTGGATAGCAATGCAGGGTCCATCATGCTCACGGGAGGCCAGTTCCTGCTTTCGGATGCTACCTTGAAGGGAAATGCTGGCGGTACTTCCGCGACCGGCGGGACGCTCACTGTTTCGTCGAATCGCTTCTACAGCCCTGCTGAGGTCCCATCGCCTTCCGATGTCACGTTGACGGTCACGCAGTCGGGCCCGGTCATTGCGAGATCGCTTTCCAACAATCCGATCGGGCAGGCGGTCACTGGCACGCTTGGTTCCGGGCACGGGTTCTTCGCGGTGGATTCGTTCCAGAATGGTGGCTTCGATTCGCTCACCCTCGGCGGCGTGATCAAGACGAGCGGGACGGTAGCCATCGACGCGCGCGGGCATGTCAGCCTCGCGAACCAAGGAATTCTCTTCAATGACTCCGCGCTGACCGTGAAGGCGGGCGCGGTGTCGCTGGGCATGGCTTTCCGTCCCCCGCAATTGCCAACGGAGGAGACGAGCCCAATCGTTCTTAACGGTGCTCCCTTTGTCATTCCCGCGACCTATGGCAGCGGGACCCTGGACATCGATGCGGGCCACATCGACGTGGGTAGCCTGAGTCTGCAAGGGACAGGTCGCACGAATCTCATCGCGAACAATGGCGACGTGCGTGGCAATGGCACCTTCGTCATGGCCGGTGATCTCACCATTCATGCAGGCCAAATTTATCCGACCACGGCGAGCGAGTTCAACCTGATCGCCTACGACTACCAGAATGCCTCGGGTGCCAAGAAGGGCTCGATCACCATCGAGTCGTCGGGCACGCGAAGCCTGCCGTATTCCGCGGGTGGCAAGCTCGGGATTTATGCGTCGACGATTCATCAGGGCGGTGTCCTGAGGGCACCTTTTGGCACGATCACGCTGGGTTGGGATGGCACCGGCACTGCGCCGCGCGACTGGTTCACGGGCGGAGCGAAGCCGTTCCCGGTCACCACGGATCTCACGCTGGAGTCCGGCAGCATCACCTCGGTTTCCGGCGTTGATCCGGTGACGGGCAAGGGGCTAGTGCTTCCTTATGGCTACAGTCCGGATGGAACCGTGTGGATCGATCCGCGTGGCGTTGACATCACGGCGGGTGGGTTGCCGGAGAAGTCGATCACGCTTTCCGGTGGGAATATCACGCAGGAGGCCGGCTCGACGATCGATCTGCGCGGTGGTGGTGATCTCTATGCGGACCGGTGGGTTTCCGGTCTCGGCGGGCCGGTCGATATCCTGGCGAACTCCAATAGCTTCGCGGTGATTCCTTCGTACGGTGCTGACTACGCGCCGTATGCCGCCTATAACAACTCCACTTCGGAATCGAACCTGATCGAGGGAGCTTCGGGCTACACGAACTCCACGCTCTCGGTCGGTGACCGTGTCTATCTGCAAGGCAGCAAGACGCTTGCTGCCGGTTGGTATACCTTGCTGCCCGCACGCTATGCGCTCCTGCCGGATGCGGTGTTGGTCACGGCCAGCAATGCCGGCGGCTATGGCACGCTGGAGGTTCCCGGCGGCGCGAGCGTGGTGAATGGCTATCGCTACAATTCGCTGAATGATGAGCGGACACTGCCGACCGTTACGACGCGCTTCGAGGTCGCATCTTCGAAAGTGGTTCGCCAGCGCGCGCAGTACTTCGATTTCTTCGCGAATACCTTCATCAAGCGGAGTGCGGCTACGCTCAATGCGCCGGTGCCGGTGCTGCCAACGGATTCCGGCTACCTGCGCTTCCAGGCCACGCAGTCGATGGACCTCGCCGGCACGGTTGCCTCGCAATCGATCGGCGGCGGGCGCGGTGCCTCGATCGACATTAGCACGCAGCTCGACACTTTCATTTCGAATGGCACCACCACGGGCGGCGCAGGCTCGATCACACTCGACTCGGCAGCACTGAATGCCTTCGGCGCGGAGAGCTTGCTCATCGGAGGCACGCGCACACGCGGCACCGATGGCACGACCACGGTCACCGTTTCCAGTGGCAAGATCACGGTGGACAATGACGGAGCACCACTCGGCGCGGAGGACTTGATCCTGGCAGCGAAGAATGAACTGGTGCTCGCGCCGGGTGCGGAACTGGCCTCGACAGGCGATGCCAAGTCCAGCGCCGACACGCTGCGGATCACGGGTGATGGGGCGCTGGTCCGCGTCTCGGGAAATCCTACGGCCACCGTACTTCGCAGCGGCACGACCACTTCGACCACTCCGCTGCTTTCGATTGGTGCGGGTGCGAGCATCACCGGCGGCGGGATCTTCCTGGATTCCTCCGCGCGGCTTTCGCTGGATCCGAATGCCTCGCTCACGGCGAATACCTACACCTTCGGTGCCGGGCGGATCAGCGTGATGCTGGATCCCGCGCTTGCGGCACCGGCCGGGGGAAGCCTGGTGCTGGACAATGACTTCCTGACGACCTTTGGTTCTGCCGCATCGCTCGGCCTGCTGAGCTATTCGTCGATCGATTTGTATGGGGCGGGGCAATTCGGGTCATCCTCGTTGAAGAATCTCACACTCGGTGCTTCTGAGATCCGGGGCATTGGCCAAGGCGCCGGCACCGCCCGCTTGGTCGCCAATGACGTATTGCTGCAGAATCCGAATGCCTCCGTCGCGACCACGCCGGGCACGGCCTCCGGTACGCTGGAGATTTCTGCCGGAACGATTCGTCTGGGAAGCAACCAGATCGCGCTGAACCAGTATACAAACGTGCGGCTTGCCGCGACACGGGGAATTCTCGGTGAAGGAACGGGCGGGCTCTCCGCTCAGGCCGGGCTCACGCTCGATACGCCGCGTCTGACCGGTGCGGCCGGAGCCGTGCGCACGATCACTGCGGGCGAGAATCTGGTGCTGACCTCCACCACGAGTGGCACGCCGGCTGGAGGTTTGCTGGCAGGCGGTCCGGGGTCCACTCTCACCTTGACGGGCGCCTCGATCACGGCAGGCAGCGAGGTGTTGTTGAAGAGTGGCAATCTTGCGCTACGTGCCACGACCGGCGATGTCACGGTCACGGGCACGCTCGATGTTTCGGGGGATCGGAAGGTGTTCGGGGATGCGATCCGCTATTCGTCCGCCGGCAGCATCCGCCTGAGCGCCGATGCTGGCAATGTGGTGGTCGCGCAGCCCGCGACGCTGGATCTCTCTGCGAATCCGGGTGGAGGGAATGCGGGCTTGCTTGCGATTTCGAATCCGGCCGGCTCGTTTACGCTTGCGGGCACTTTGCTGGGAAGCGGAGGACAAGGGGGAAATGACGGCAGCTTCTCGCTCGACACCTCGGCTCTTCCTTCGCTTGCGGCGCTCGCGTCTCGCTTGAGCCAGGCTTCGTTCACGAATGCTCAGGAGTTCCGCGTGCGGAATGGCAGTGTGACGCTGGACGGAGTTTCGGTGGCTCGTGACTTCCTGCTCTCTGCCGACCAGGGAAGTATCAATGTCACCGGCACGGTCGATGCCTCCGGAGCCACCGGCGGCAGCATCCGTCTCTCGGCGAATGGAGGCGTCACGCTTCTTTCGGGCTCGAAGCTCGATGCCTCCGGCGATGATTTCAGCAGCGCTGGCAAGGGCGGTGCGATCACGCTCGAGGCCGGGACTTCGCGCGATGGCGTGGCGGGCACCGGGGCTCTCGACTTGCGCAGTGGCTCGTCGATCGATCTATCGGTCGCTTCCAACAGCGCGAATAGCGCCGCGCAGGGCAAGTTCACCGGAAAGCTGCACCTTCGCGCGCCGCAGCTCGCGGGTGATGTGGCAGTGACTGCGCTGGACTCCACCGTCACCGGTGCGTCCTCGATTCTCGTCGAAGGTTACAAGATCTACGATCTCACCAGCACCACGGGCACGATCACCACCGCGATCCAGAGCCAGATCAAGACGGACGGCGAAAGCTTCCTCGGCACCGCTGGCAACGCGAGCGCCGCCTACACCTCGATCACCAACCGCCTGCTTGCGCACAATCCGGGCCTTGCCTCGATCCTGGTGCTCGCTCCCGGAGCAGAGATCATCCATCGCACCGGCAACCTGACGCTAGGCACGAGCACCTCCACCAATACTTCCGACTGGAACCTCGCGAGCTACCGTTTTGGCGCCAAGAGCGCAGCCGGCGTGCTCACGCTGCGTGCCGCGGGAAACATCACGCTGAACAATGCGATCAGCGATGGCTTTGTCTCCAGCGCCTACAACTCGATCTTGCTCGGGGATAATGCGCTGTTGCCGGTGAACACCCGCAGCTATTCCTATCGTTTCATTTCCGGCGCGGACCTCGGCGCCGCGGACTACGGGAAGACCAAGGCGCTCGAAGCGCTCGCCGCCAACACCGGCTCGCTGCTGCTCGGCAAGAACAACACCAACAACTTCTCCAACAGCAACGGTTCCAACAACAACCCGGGCAACAGCGCGACGACCGCGCTGGCGGTGGGCAACCGCTTCCAAGTGATCCGCACCGGCACCGGCGACATCGACGTCCGCGCAGGCCGCAGCGTGCAGCTCCTGAACCAGTTCGCGACGATCTACACGGCCGGCACAGTGGTGGCCGATCCGACGATGGGAGGCACCTTTGACGTGCCGATCCTGGATCAGACCGGCGGCAGCGTCACGTTGGGCGCGAACCAGCAGAGCCCGTCTTATCCGGCGCAGTATACGATGGCCGGTGGCGATGTCTCGATCTTCGCGGGGCTCGATATCGAGCACATCACCCGCACGAACCAGAACGTGGTCATCGCGGACTCGCAGCGGGAGCTTCCCAACAACTGGCTCTATCGCCGCGGCTACGTTGATCCGGTGACGGGCCAATTCGGCACCTCGCGCTTCGGCGATACCGCCTCGACCACGTGGTGGGTTGATTTTAGCAACTTCTTCCAAGGTATTGGCGCGCTCGGAGGGGGTGATGTGAGTCTCGTTGCAGGGCACAACGTCAACAATGTCGATGCGGTCATCCCGACCAATGCGCGCATGCCGAAGGGCACACCGAATGCAGCCAAGCTCGTTGAGCTCGGCGGCGGCGATCTGCTGGTCCGCGCGGGAAATAACATCGATGCCGGCGTCTACTACGTGGAGCGCGGCCACGGCACGCTGGATGCCGGAGGAAGCATCGTCACGAACTCGACGCGCTCGCCGTCCATCCCGCAGCTGACCGGCGCTGCCAATACCTTCGACTCGAGCACGTGGCTGCCGACCACGCTGTTCCTTGGCAAGGGCGATTTCGACGTCACCGCGCTCGGCGACCTGCTGTTAGGCCCGGTTGCGAATCCCTTCCTGTTGCCGCCCGGCATCAACAACACCTACTGGCAGAAGTCCTACTTCAGCACCTACTCGCCGGACAGCAGCGTGAGTGTTTCCTCCGTTGGCGGCTCGGTCACGCTGCGCGAGAACACGACGCTTCCGGTTGCCGGAGCCGGCAGCTCCACGAATATCCTCTTCGCGTGGATCGACCGGGAGCAGATCCTGCGCACCACGCCTGCCTCGGCGTCCTATTATCAGCCATGGCTGCGGCTGGCGGAGACTTCGGCGGCTCCTTTCAGCACGCTCGTTTCGCTGCTGCCGCCGACGCTTGATGTGACGTCCTTCAACAGCGACATCAATCTCGCCGGTAACCTGACGCTGTTCCCCTCGGCCACCGGCAACCTCGAGCTGCTGGCCGGCGGAGCGATCAACGGCCTTCAGCGGAATGGCCGCGTGACCTTCAATGGCACCAGCACCTCGTGGGGTAGCTCGAAGATCAACGTCTCCGACGCGGACCCCGACTCGATCCCGGGTGTCACTTCGCCCTTCGGTTACACCGCGCTGGTTGGCCTCGACCAGAGCCTGGCTCGCTCGACTCGCAACGGCTTCCTGGACTTCGTCAACAAGCTGTTCCGTGAGACGGGCGCGACTCAAGGGGCGCAGGCCATCTTGCAGGTCAAGCAGGCGCTTCACGATGCCGGCTTGCTGCATGAGGATGACGACGAGCCGGTCCGCCTGTATGCGGGTGAGGGCGATATTTCCGGCCTCACGCTGTTCTCGCCGAAGGAGACGTTGATCTATGCGGGTCGCGATATCACCGACGTGTCACTCTACCTGCAAAACGTCCGTGCCACCGATACCAGCGTGGTGGCTGCGGGTCGCGACATCATCCCCTCGAATTTGAATTCGCTGCTGCGTCTGCTGGCGAATGCCACGGGCAACGTGGTGAACAACGACAGCCCTGCGAATGGCGGTGACATCCAGATCGCCGGGCCGGGCACATTGCAGGTGCTCGCGGGCCGCACGCTTGACCTCGGCACCGGGGCGGAGCTTGCCGATGGCACGGCTGCGGGAATCACGAGCATCGGGAATGCGCGCAATCCCGCACTGTCTGCCACGGGTGCGAATTTGATCATCGGAGCCGGAGTGAAGGATTCGACCTCACTGGCTAACAGCTCGCTCGATTTCGACGCCTTCATCACGAAGTATGTCACGACGCCGGAAGGTGCGGCGTATCTCAAGGAGCTTGCTCCCGGTGTGGACTTCGCGACGCTCAATGAGGAAGACAAAGCCCGTCTTGCGCTCGGGGTATTCTATTTGATCCTCCGCGATGCGGGTCGCCACTATGCGGAGAATGGCAACTACGATACCGCGCTCGAAGCGATCAAGGTGCTCATGGGTGATGAACCCGCACCCGGTGACATCCTCACGCGCGGACGCAGCATCCGTACCACCCGCGGTGGCGCGATCAATCTGCTCACGCCGGGCGGTGGCCTGACGCTCGCGAACACGGCGATCGGGAATCCGCAGTCGCCTCCGGGAATCATCACGGAAAGCGGTGGAGACATCTACACCTTCGCCAACAACGACGTGAACATCGGCATCGGTCGTATCTTCACGCTGCGCGGCGGCGATCAGGTCATCTGGTCCACAAAGGGCGACATCGCGGCCGGTTCGTCATCGAAGACTGTCACCTCTGCGCCGCCCACGCGCGTGCTGATCGATCCACAGAGTGCCGCCGTGCAGACGGACCTCGCTGGTCTTGCGACGGGTGGTGGCATTGGTGCCTTGGCGACGGTGGCGGGTGTGCCGCTCGGTGACGTGGACCTGGTGGCACCGGAAGGCACGGTCGATGCTGGCGACGCTGGCATTCGCGTCTCCGGCAATCTAAACATCGCCGCGGCCCAAGTGCTGAACGCAGGCAACATCGCCGTGGGAGGCACAAGCGCCGGAGCTCCCGCCGCTCCATCCGCGCCGAGCGTTTCCACGGTCACGAATGCATCGACTGCAGCCGCAGCTGCGGGAGATGGCGCTGCCACGCCGCAATCGAACACGCCGGCTCCGGTGACCGAACCGACCATGGAAGAGATCGAAGCCGTGGTGACGGTCGAGGTCCTTGGTTACTCCGACGACGAGGAAGAAGACGAGAAGGACAAGGAAAAGGCCGCGCCGTAG